The stretch of DNA attgaaagagaacaagctgataaaaagattgaatccaagattgggtgaaaatatggtataatgagtgatttataagctattttttataggccggtcatttttgaccgggaacaccacaagtgtgactatgtgccatattttttacaaaacaaaagtttcaaaacaaaattcctggtgaaacattagagtagactagtgtgatcaacagtagccatttttttcatatttttttttaatatttccaaatttacccacaaattatttgttttttactcaaaaaatgagatgcctactctcagataaatgaggcccatgattaatcagatgcaaacagaaatataaaaccagtcctaattgaaagagaacaagttgacaaaaagattgaatccaagattgggtgaaaatatggtataatgagtgatttataagctattttttataggccggtcatttttgaccgggaacaccacaagtgtgactatgtgccatattttttacaaaacaaaagtttcaaaacaaaattcctggtgaaacattagagtagactagtgtgatcaacaataccaattttcttcagattttatttaatatttccaaaattattcaaaaattttaaaaaatttactcaaaaatgagatgcctactctcagataaatgaggcccacgattaatcagatgcaaacagaaatataaaaccagtcctaattgaaagagaacaagttgacaaaaagattgaatccaagattgggtgaaaatatggtataatgagtgatttataagctattttttatgggccggtcatttttgaccgggaacaccacgagtgtaacaaggtaacaaaacccccacaaaaaattaagaaaatgtccaaaaaaatattgagattTAGTTATACCCTTTGGGAACAAAGTCACTAAGTTTCAGTCCAAAGCGATAACATTAACTAGTATTTTCGGGAAAAAGAAAATTGGTGTtcgggtcaaattgacccgaaCACAACATGAGGGTTAAATTCATTGATAGTTTGTTTATATCAAACCATTTTTTTGATATCCTTAGCTCATTTTCAACAGTATTCAGGAGTTGCTCTAGATCTGTTCCTGAGCAGTAGAGGCTGGTATCGTCAGCAAACAGAATACAATCTAGATTTTGTAGAACCTCACAGACATCATTTATgtacattataaataaattggGTCCCAATACCGAGCCTTGTGGGACTCCgtgtgtaattatttttttcccagaGTTTACATTGTTCATTTGTACATATTGTAGCCATTCActtaaataacttttcaacCATGCAAAAGCAGTTCCTCTGACACCATATCTTTCCATTTTTTTCAATAGCAATGCATGGTCTATGGTGTCAAAGGCCTTACTGAGATCTATAAATACCCCCACTGTATATTGCTTGTTTTCTATTGCTGTTGTTATTTTCTCCACCAGTTCCATGACCGCCATCGAAGTAGACCTATTAGACCTAAATCCATATTGTTGACGATTtagcaatttatttttttcctataaATTTGTCAAGCCTGACCACAAACAATTTTTCTAAAAATTTTGAAAACTGTGAGAGTAATGAGATGGGTCTATAATTTGTGAACTGGTGTTTGTCTCCACTTTTGAAAATGGGTATTACTTttgcaattttcattttatgagGAAAGATACCAGTTAGAAAGGACTGATTACAGATGTATGTGAGTTGTGTAACTATACAATTTCTGATATCTTTTACTAGCCACATGTCTAAACTGGAACAGTCAGTTGatcttttatttttgaatttttcTACAATTCcaattatttcattttcatctaCACTATTTATAAATAAAGAATTTAGATTTGGTTTTATAAGTTGTTCATTAATTCCATTTGTATCTTTTGGTTCAATAATTTGATTAGACAAAGTAGGTCCTACACTTACGAAGAAATTGTTAAAAGCATTTGTAATTTCCTGAGtcttaatttaattataaatatctttaacaTAGTAGTTAGGAAATTCTGCTTTTTTAGGCCCATTCTTGATTATAGTATTCAATACTTTCCAAATCTCTTGGATATTACTCTGGTACTGTTCCAATTTGTTATGATAATAGTTCTTCCTGTTTAATCTAATTATatttatcaatttatttttatacgTTTTATATCTATATTCTGTTTCTTTGGTCCGATATTTCATATATAGTCTATAGagataatttttctttttacatgCATTCGCTATGCCCTTAGTAATCCATGGCTTATCTGGCctgtttttatgtttggtaGGGGACTTTTTAAGTGGACAGTGCTTGTCATATAATTTAATTAGTATAGACAAAAAGGCATCATAAGCCTGAACAGGGTCTTCTGTTGCATAGACCTCATCCCACGACTGCTCACACAAGTCCTCTTTGAGGGCAGCGATGGCTTCCGGTGTTCTATGTCTTTTTAATGCATGAGTATCTATAGTGAGTTTATCATCCTTTTGTAGGAGTTCATGAAAAATACTAAAAACAGGAAGATGATCACTAATATCATTAATAAGAATTCCAGCTGTAATTTGATTTTCCAGTAGATTTGTGAATATATTATCTATTAAGGTAGCTGTGTTAACTGTAATTCTAGTTGGTTTAAGGATAAGTGGAAGGAGATTATTGCTATACATAGTTGTAATAAAATCAGCAGTTTTCTGGCTATGATTGGGGTTTAGAAGATTAATATTGAAGTCACCACACACAACATGCACCTTATTTATATGATTAAACAGTGTATCtactttttgattaaatatgtcCAGACACGATCCAGGGGCTCTATACAGGCAACtgacaattacattttttgaatCTTCAACTACAATTTCAACTGATAGATACTCCAGGACACCATCGATGGTGGTAGACTTATTTATCAAAGTAGATCTCAATTTGCTGTCTACATACAGTGCAACTCCCCCACCCTTTTTACTAGCCCTATTTAATGTAAACAACTCATATCCTTCCATTTCTACATCACAGCCCTTCTCAGCATCTAACCATGTCTCAGAAACTGCAATAACGCTAAATTTGTTGAACTGGCTCAGATATTCTTTAATACTACTATAGTTTTTGTACAAACTCCTGCTATTAAAGTGTATTATTGAGAAAGCACTCTTCATTTTTACACACTTGAATTGCTCATCAGTGTAGTATTCACAATTGAGTTTTGtgctattataaaaaaaattatccggATCGATGTCACTTCCGAACTCATTAACCCTGTAGTCTATAGAGTcatatgtatttaaatttatatgTTCATACTGTTCAGTTATATTATAAGATTCAGGACACCATACTTCTCCATCAAAGTCTCTAAGTTCATCCATAAATTCATCCTCACTGGGAATCATTTATCTTGAGATTAATCTTTTCCTCAAGCACaagctctcacacacacacacaatgatgAAATTACCAAAATAATATTCTTAATTCTCTTGACTACACCAGTCCACCCCACCACACAGGATGCCACAGTTAACATACTCATAAAGTTCAACATAAATAAATACCTCCTCCAAAGTTCTCCAACAGACCTTCCAACTTTATCATGTCCACTATCAAACATAACACAGAACACAGTCCTCAATCTATTGTCCATTGTGAATTGGGGGGGATAATCcatcctttaaaaaaatcacaaccaGATATGTCCATAGTTCCCACATGTCTTCCAGCGCATGTCCATACATTTTTCCCTTCATTACTCAAATTACAATCGCTCCCTCCATAACTAGTCCATATTCAGTCTGTATACACAACATCAGAAGAGGGTAGCGCTCTCAGTTGTAAATACAATAACTTCATTTGAATTGTTCAAGTTCTTTACGCTCCCTTACCATTATTACTTTGACTTGTTCCGGTGTTGCAGTCGATTCTGTTCCCTTTGGAATGTGTGCCCCCTGCTGACTGCGCATGCGCCATGAAACACCGCTGGATGAACGGAAAGCGAAGGAGGACAAAAATATTGGCGCTACGTTTAAATGTCTTGCACTGTAGCATAATAAAATGATTCTCACTGTCCagttttatttctgtgaattaAATTAATCTTGAACTTGTTCATAGTTTATGTATTATGCCTGTATTTAGTTTATTATGCCTGAATTTATTCAGTTGAATTGTGCCAACACAAATTAGCTTATGTCCAAACTTGATGCCTCATAttactgcatttttattttttagcattattattatagcAAAAATACAGAGATGACATGTTTATGATATACAACAAcagtatacaaaatgtattaacaATCAGTGATTCTTGAGAAGCGGGACAAAACAGGGtgaaatattgaaaaaataaaaccttaTACTCAGACAAATAAAACTACATTTATGTATCTTACATGTACTAAGCTACTGAGCTTTGCTTTGATACAACCTCCTaagttttctcttttttaataaaatgtgctttttaccTTGCCAACACTTATAttgtgtcaacaccgtcagacaccaaaaacacaaattaatttccACTCACATTATGCAAGACATATAAGAAGTATAGTAAACACTATTTTTTTACCAAGCAAACAGAggccacacaaaaaaaatacatttaatatgtataaatatatttattataaggATTTCCGTTTGTGTTTCTTAAATCGGACTGTGTAATATAACTTTAACTTTATCTTTAACAGCAATCaagatgtttttaacatttcaaaacacattttcatgtTAGCAGACAGATTACATTTTCACATATGACCAACAATTcatcaacaaatataaaatatcataatGAAATATCCTCAAGATAGTCATCTGACGGAGGTGACATAGACctgacggagttgacacatCTGACGGTGGTGACGAAAATTTGAATTTGTAGTCAATTTTACAATCAAATACATTGGATCAATCAATTACTgtattaaaacaaacacaacaaacagtGAGCAtgttataatttatatagcTTTTATTCAAGATTCACAAGATTCAagattctttttttatatatcattggaacacaaattatctATTTTCTCGCATCTCAGAACAGTATGTCTGCTGTTCATCTGCTATGGTAACAATAGTATAGTAAGTTTTAACAGTTatttgaacaaataaaacaattagttCTACCATTTACACTTGATCTAATCTCAATTTTACCAGAAACTTAATATTCGCATTTAAACATCTTAACATATAACATCTTAACAAATGATCCAAAAATGATCAGAACACATTTGATCAGAATGCATGTTTTATCCAGTGTGTCTGCtatcaaattaatattaaactattgaacaagtggatgaaaaaaaattttttttttccattgtttcATACACTTTGctgcttttatttgtatttgttgaCTACTGAAACATCAGAAACTGAATGTGCTCCCTCTCTATATAGTCCATCACCTCAGGTGAGAGGTGAAAAATATCTCTAGTGCTGCTTGCACGCCTCGGAGACGATGGTTCAGTCAGCTTCACCAAGATATTTTGGACTGGAATGAAGCACACATCCTTTGCTCCTCGTTTTGGATGAAACTGAGTGCTTGGACCATTAGGATGGAAGAATTCCACCTCAACATCTTGGTGATGTGTATCCATAGTGATGACTCTTGCCAACCACCAGttcttgtcatatatcacagcaAGCCAGTCTCCACTGTTAATATGATCTTCCACTATCTTTGTGTGAACTCCCTTAGGAACTTCATCATTGTCCTGCTCCATTTCCTCCATTAGCATGGCAACAGGTCCTTTTTCCTTCTGTTGAGCAGAAGCACTGCTACCACCTGTGTTCTCAGAATGCCTTTTCGAATTCATCACCTTTTCATGCTCATTGAGATCAAACATGGCTGGAGTGAAACACTGACAAATCTTCGGTTCACAGCAAAAGCAGGACAATGATCTGCAAAAGATCTTCTTCCCCTCAGGAATAACTTGATGAACTTTTCGTGTTCCAGGCACAGATTTCATGGGTTGAATGAGCTCATCATAGCATGTCATTTCTTCATCTTTGACATAGAAGAGTTGGATGTTGGGAAGACTTTTTCCCACCATGTCATAGAATATTGTCCCACTTGTAACATTGTTCCCTTGCAGAAGGAGACAATCTGCAGTTCTTTTGACTGTCCCTCCAATGCCATCTGGTGCTCCCTTGCCGTGTGAAGTGGCAAAGAAGTTCCAAGTCGCTCTTTGGAAACCGAATCTTGAAGGGACATCACATAAAAGAGAGAAATTCTTcttgtttttatattgtttgcTTGGGCCATCAGACCAAAAATGGATGGTATGAGCACCAGGAAACTTTTGTCTTATTGTTTTGAGGACAGGATCCATGTATGCCCAAATGGAAGCAGCATCCCTGACGCTTGGATTCAGACACAGTGCAAAACCCAGCCTTTTCATCTTTTGTGTAGTACATGCCAGTGTGTAGATTGAGTTGGGGAGGTTCTGACCAAAATGGCATGACTGTACCTCAGAGCTATATTTGCATTTCCATGCTTCTGCGAAGTCAACATGCACGATTACACTCTTTTCATCACAGTTGTCTATCATCTTCCTGTACTCTCTGGACTGATTTTTAACCAAACACACATGTGTTGTTGTCTCATTGCGCAACAGGTCTTCATACAGCCGTATGAGTTCTGCTATGGTGCCAGTATGCGTCACAAGTTTAGTGTTGTGGTGAGATTCGCCTGCCACTTGGTCCTTTACCCGTTCCCACTGCTGCCACTCAACATTGATCAGCTCTTGTTGTGCTGTAATAGGTGTGCTTTTGTGAAGACAGCGAGTACAAACACGCAGGAGACATGATTCACTTGGAGGAGAGCAACAAACAAGCTCAAAACTATCATCGAGCTTGCTACTCTGAGTAACCCCATGTTCTCTCAAGACCTCAAGCATCATCTTTGCATTTTCATGGTATTGGCACTGACAGGTCTTTCGATCAGATGGCTTGGGTGCTGTGACATAGAAAGGGCGAAGAGTGCAGAAAGATGAATAACTCAGACTAATGTGTGGGTGTTGTTTGGTGAACTCTTTGTGGAGGTTAATCATTGTGTCTGAGAGGACCATTCTTTGATGTTTTTTCTTATTTCGAGTAATTGTGTCTTGTTTGTCAGTGGTCATACGTGCACAATTACAAAAGAAGTTTTGGACTGTTTGTGTGATTGTTTGCAGGTAACTGGGTCTTCTGACTTTGGATTTCTTTTGCCTCAATGTTTTGTATGTCAGACCGAATTGCCTCATTTTGTATAGCAG from Chanodichthys erythropterus isolate Z2021 chromosome 8, ASM2448905v1, whole genome shotgun sequence encodes:
- the LOC137024263 gene encoding uncharacterized protein; this translates as MARHLSLEERRRRDREYQKKRREKISVQPELKEEFLRKERQRWKQRVEEGKLKQIKDLSKREQRKKRKKWKHSQRESRARRQIDTQPLETPPDSPSNDFNETPQTSRQAAAGKRERVKTRQRHSREMKTLKTKLSKAQKEKSKLKKQLRRIKQKTTQESTLSESPRTTTEGMMCRRNNSSPSVKKTLLFHNVLIKEFSEGKQSAEPLQRSYVKSKNLHLSGMILKKYRLLYKMRQFGLTYKTLRQKKSKVRRPSYLQTITQTVQNFFCNCARMTTDKQDTITRNKKKHQRMVLSDTMINLHKEFTKQHPHISLSYSSFCTLRPFYVTAPKPSDRKTCQCQYHENAKMMLEVLREHGVTQSSKLDDSFELVCCSPPSESCLLRVCTRCLHKSTPITAQQELINVEWQQWERVKDQVAGESHHNTKLVTHTGTIAELIRLYEDLLRNETTTHVCLVKNQSREYRKMIDNCDEKSVIVHVDFAEAWKCKYSSEVQSCHFGQNLPNSIYTLACTTQKMKRLGFALCLNPSVRDAASIWAYMDPVLKTIRQKFPGAHTIHFWSDGPSKQYKNKKNFSLLCDVPSRFGFQRATWNFFATSHGKGAPDGIGGTVKRTADCLLLQGNNVTSGTIFYDMVGKSLPNIQLFYVKDEEMTCYDELIQPMKSVPGTRKVHQVIPEGKKIFCRSLSCFCCEPKICQCFTPAMFDLNEHEKVMNSKRHSENTGGSSASAQQKEKGPVAMLMEEMEQDNDEVPKGVHTKIVEDHINSGDWLAVIYDKNWWLARVITMDTHHQDVEVEFFHPNGPSTQFHPKRGAKDVCFIPVQNILVKLTEPSSPRRASSTRDIFHLSPEVMDYIEREHIQFLMFQ